From Pseudomonas sp. G.S.17, the proteins below share one genomic window:
- a CDS encoding integrase arm-type DNA-binding domain-containing protein has protein sequence MSRTTAPLSDSACRSAKPTDRAYKLFDGDGLYLLVQPNGRKGWRLRYVKPDGREGLTSFGSYPVVGLADARNKRLEVKRMLAKGIDPIETKHQAKTQAAIKGRTFESAALEWHKAMSAKWAPGHAKTVLSRLKTHVFPLIGARSIVDLDTHDLMQPLEAIQKRGTIDVALRVQNYLQSIMREAKRARQIAANPASDLEGLIKAPRVIHRPALPLSRLPELQERIDTYRGRALTRLTVMLSLHVFVRSSELRFARWSEFDLKRGTWEIPDTRPALDGVPFSTRGTKMAGDIHLVPLSPQAVALLEKIHALTGKFALVFAGDAKPWKPMSENTVNNALRTMGYDTKTDICGHGFRSMACSALIESGLWSETAIERQMSHKERNNVRAAYIHKAEFIEERRLIMNWWSRYLEANRQEHVTPHEFANQTGPNVTRLKAKRGATE, from the coding sequence ATGTCGCGCACCACTGCTCCACTCTCCGACTCGGCTTGCCGCTCAGCCAAGCCCACTGACCGCGCCTACAAGCTTTTCGACGGCGACGGCCTCTACCTTCTAGTCCAACCCAATGGCCGTAAAGGCTGGCGTCTCAGGTATGTCAAACCTGATGGACGCGAAGGACTGACCTCGTTCGGCAGCTACCCCGTGGTCGGCCTCGCCGATGCGCGCAACAAGCGCCTAGAGGTCAAGCGGATGCTGGCGAAAGGCATCGACCCCATAGAGACCAAACATCAAGCCAAGACGCAGGCCGCAATCAAAGGCCGAACCTTTGAAAGCGCTGCACTGGAATGGCACAAAGCGATGTCTGCCAAATGGGCACCGGGCCATGCTAAGACGGTCCTGAGCCGCCTCAAAACCCATGTATTCCCGCTGATCGGCGCTCGCTCTATTGTCGATCTGGACACCCATGACCTGATGCAACCTCTGGAAGCGATCCAGAAACGCGGCACGATTGACGTCGCTTTAAGGGTACAAAACTACCTGCAAAGCATCATGCGCGAGGCGAAACGTGCTCGACAGATCGCGGCAAATCCTGCCTCCGACCTTGAAGGTTTGATCAAAGCCCCGAGGGTGATTCACCGCCCTGCTTTACCCTTATCGCGTCTGCCTGAATTGCAGGAGCGCATCGACACCTACAGAGGCCGCGCACTTACCCGGCTGACGGTCATGCTCTCGCTGCATGTGTTCGTCCGCTCCAGCGAACTGCGCTTCGCCCGCTGGAGCGAGTTCGACCTCAAGCGCGGCACCTGGGAGATACCGGACACTCGACCCGCGTTGGACGGAGTACCTTTTTCAACAAGGGGTACGAAGATGGCTGGGGATATCCATTTAGTACCCTTATCGCCGCAAGCAGTGGCGCTACTCGAAAAAATCCATGCACTCACAGGCAAATTCGCATTGGTCTTCGCAGGGGATGCCAAACCCTGGAAACCCATGTCCGAAAATACCGTGAACAACGCGCTACGGACGATGGGATACGACACCAAAACCGATATCTGCGGGCATGGGTTTCGTTCAATGGCCTGCAGCGCACTGATCGAGTCCGGACTGTGGTCCGAGACCGCCATTGAAAGGCAGATGAGCCACAAGGAACGCAACAACGTCCGCGCCGCTTACATCCACAAGGCCGAGTTCATCGAGGAGCGCAGGCTGATCATGAACTGGTGGAGCCGGTACCTGGAGGCCAACCGGCAGGAGCATGTCACTCCACACGAATTCGCGAACCAGACCGGACCGAACGTCACTCGCTTAAAAGCAAAACGTGGCGCAACTGAGTAA
- a CDS encoding integrase domain-containing protein: MALVGRRDGRNFGYGRQLSYAGPQALRDLFGGGHYGTVKAHSDRWQAFVRWCRSEDGPGLNDARQIDRQTLLNYAGHLRHQVEQGAICIATAQNRLSSVNRTMAALRGDQYVKVPSPSKALGMRRTSVRRSQPQGQDPEHVKRIVDVLCEHQMPRAAAIAQLARATGMRMREAILADLPRLQRETEQLGRVNIQDGTKGGRSGASGPRWITVDDHVRDALRFAEQASPDGSRNLLAPNESYLDFQQGIVRPARSILHQHNLKGFHELRAAYACERYEQITHHLAPINGGRCRRLDPRLDREARLQISYELGHGRIDVVSAYIGGRV, encoded by the coding sequence ATGGCATTGGTGGGCAGGCGAGATGGACGCAATTTTGGCTATGGTCGGCAACTGAGCTATGCCGGGCCGCAGGCATTGCGGGACCTGTTTGGCGGCGGGCATTACGGCACGGTCAAAGCGCACAGTGATCGATGGCAGGCGTTTGTACGGTGGTGTCGGTCGGAAGATGGGCCAGGGCTTAACGATGCGCGGCAGATTGATCGACAGACGTTGCTGAACTATGCCGGACATCTGCGTCACCAGGTTGAACAAGGCGCTATTTGCATCGCCACCGCGCAAAACCGATTGTCCAGCGTGAACCGAACCATGGCGGCGCTTCGCGGTGATCAGTATGTGAAAGTGCCTAGCCCTAGCAAGGCGCTGGGAATGCGGCGCACCAGTGTTCGTCGCTCGCAGCCACAAGGCCAAGACCCCGAACACGTGAAGCGGATCGTCGACGTGCTCTGCGAACACCAAATGCCGCGCGCCGCGGCCATCGCGCAGTTGGCGCGAGCCACCGGCATGCGTATGCGCGAGGCCATTTTGGCCGACCTGCCTCGATTGCAACGTGAAACAGAGCAACTTGGCAGAGTTAACATCCAGGATGGCACCAAAGGTGGCCGCTCAGGTGCATCGGGACCTCGTTGGATTACGGTAGATGATCATGTTCGTGACGCACTGAGGTTTGCCGAACAGGCCTCGCCCGACGGTAGCCGCAACCTGCTTGCTCCGAACGAAAGCTACCTTGATTTCCAACAGGGAATCGTCCGCCCCGCACGGAGCATCCTCCATCAGCACAACCTCAAAGGCTTCCACGAATTGCGCGCGGCTTATGCATGCGAACGCTATGAGCAGATCACCCATCACCTAGCGCCCATCAACGGTGGCAGGTGCAGGCGCCTCGATCCACGCCTTGATCGAGAGGCACGCTTACAAATCAGCTATGAGCTGGGACACGGTCGAATCGACGTGGTATCGGCGTACATCGGTGGTCGGGTATGA